A genome region from Purpureocillium takamizusanense chromosome 8, complete sequence includes the following:
- a CDS encoding uncharacterized protein (COG:S~EggNog:ENOG503P7FT) has product MSLEPDPRNQGGPAPPAFSFTFDPSLALYNVPLQTYLDSHPEFDAIAAGALVFSRDPATGARRILLLQRAAHDSMPLRWEIPGGACDHDDPSLLHGLARELWEESRVVLRHVSRLVTLGSGARELGKGSQDGAVFFSRRGLRIIKYSFLVEAEEPVEIVLDPNEHAQFLWATEEEVRAGKVGDVKLTMTTDQQAATIREAFRLATQ; this is encoded by the coding sequence ATGTCGCTCGAGCCAGATCCGCGCAACCAAGGCGGTCCTGCACCGCCCGCGTTCAGCTTCACCTTTGATCCGTCCCTGGCTCTGTACAACGTACCACTGCAGACATATCTCGACTCGCACCCCGAGTTCGACGCCATTGCCGCCGGGGCTCTCGTCTTTTCCCGCGACCCAGCCACCGGCGCTCGCCGCATCCTTCTTCTGCAGCGTGCAGCCCACGACTCCATGCCGCTGCGATGGGAGATTccgggcggcgcctgcgaccacgacgaccccTCACTTCTACATGGACTCGCGCGCGAGCTATGGGAAGAGAGCCGCGTTGTGTTGCGCCATGTCTCCAGGCTGGTGACTCTGGGCTCTGGCGCGCGTGAACTGGGCAAGGGCTCTCAAGATGgtgccgtcttcttctcgcgcCGAGGTCTGCGCATCATCAAGTATTCTTTCTTGGTAGAGGCTGAGGAGCCTGTAGAGATCGTGTTGGATCCGAACGAACATGCGCAGTTCCTATGGGCGACGGAGGAAGAGGTCCGCGCGGgcaaggtcggcgacgtgAAGCTTACCATGACAACGGATCAGCAAGCAGCCACCATTCGGGAAGCTTTTCGGCTTGCTACTCAATAG